The following are encoded in a window of Kogia breviceps isolate mKogBre1 chromosome 12, mKogBre1 haplotype 1, whole genome shotgun sequence genomic DNA:
- the LOC131766800 gene encoding LOW QUALITY PROTEIN: olfactory receptor 2B2-like (The sequence of the model RefSeq protein was modified relative to this genomic sequence to represent the inferred CDS: substituted 1 base at 1 genomic stop codon): MRTTGTQLMGGNLLIICLAWSTPPLHTPMYFSLVNLSFLEMCYTTSVVPQMQVHLLVETKTISVGGCAAQMYVFTILGLTEFCLLAAMAYDRFAAICHPLHYTPLMGPRVCLKLAAASWTTRVMVESAQTTWIFTLPLCGTGKIQHFFGDIMPIVKLACVDTSHNETVMPALSVLFSMSPCFLILCFYVCALVTVLRIPSGAGGSKAFSTCSSHILVVSLFYGTALFTXLQPKSAHTPGTDKATALMYTVVTPALNPVIYTLRNKEVKEAFQKLTRRNLLRQMA, from the exons ATGAGAACCACAGGCACCCAGCTAA TGGGAGGAAACCTGCTCATCATCTGCTTGGCCTGGAGCACCCCTCCCCTGCACACTCCCATGTACTTCTCCCTGGTTAACCTCTCCTTTCTGGAGATGTGCTATACCACCAGCGTGGTGCCTCAGATGCAGGTGCACCTGCTTGTGGAGACCAAGACCATAAGTGTGGGGGGCTGTGCAGCTCAGATGTACGTATTTACTATCTTGGGACTGACAGAATTCTGCCTgctagcagccatggcttatgACCGCTTTGCAGCTATTTGTCACCCCCTGCATTACACTCCCCTGATGGGCCCTCGCGTGTGTTTGAAATTGGCTGCAGCATCTTGGACCACCAGGGTCATGGTGGAGTCAGCCCAGACCACGTGGATCTTCACTCTGCCCTTGTGTGGAACCGGAAAGATCCAGCACTTTTTTGGTGACATCATGCCCATAGTGAAACTGGCTTGTGTTGATACCTCCCACAATGAGACTGTGATGCCCGCTCTCTCTGTGCTCTTTAGCATGAGCCCCTGTTTCCTCATTCTGTGCTTCTATGTGTGCGCTCTGGTGACTGTCTTGAGAATCCCTTCAGGCGCTGGCGGAAGCAAAGCTTTCTCCACTTgctcttctcatatcctggttgTTTCTCTCTTCTACGGCACTGCCTTGTTCACTTAGCTCCAACCGAAGTCTGCACACACTCCAGGAACAGACAAAGCAACGGCACTCATGTACACTGTGGTCACACCTGCTCTGAATCCTGTTATCTACACCTTAAGGAACAAGGAAGTGAAGGAAGCCTTTCAAAAATTAACACGAAGGAACCTTCTTAGGCAAATGGCCTAA